AAGACATTAGTCTTACCACAAGTTGTTTGAACTATTGTCTCCAGCTCAAACATTGATCTTTCTCATTCTTTGTGATAGAATTTTAGCGTTGCAGAGTACAATTCTGAAAAACACGTGATTTCATGCTATTTCGCATACTCGCAACGCAAGTTTTATACTTCAAGTTATGTTCAATAAGGAGCTATAATTATGAACCACGACAAAATTCAAGCAGATCAATTCAGTTATACTGACACTAAAGTTGAGAAAAAAACCTGGGAAAAGCCAAAGATCATCGACCTACAAGTAAAAGAAACCTTTGGTGCCTGGTCTGGTCCATACACTGATGCTGATAAACTTCGCATTTCTTAAGCTTTTATAAATACAGTTGCCTCTCCTAGAGGCACGGAATCGTTGCAAGTTGCATCATGAGAACATTGCAACTACTGTATATTTCTCATAATTCTCCGCACCGGTAAGAATTACGCCATCGCAACACAACCAGGCATGAGCGGTAAGTTTATCCGGATCAGATTTATGTTTCGCGACCCCCAGACACAGAGTACATGCAATACCCCGACGTTTCATCATCCATAGAGCAGCTACTGCCTGCGGCAGACATAAACTTTCCCAGGGAGTGTAATTTGCAGCCGAGCCCACCGTTTTGCCTATACTCCTAGCCAAAGAGATACTAGATTTGGCCGAATCCTTATACTCATCAATTTTCGTTTTTTTCTCCCCCAGCAAAAGAGTCAGCCACTTGAATCGCAACAGAAGTACTGCTAGACGTGCGATACCCAGCATGAGAAAAGACTCCATTAACAACATTCGCTCTACAGTAGACCGTCTGTGCCATTTAGCGGCAATATCCTGAACCGACCTGAACCACATACCCATGCCATATTATTATTTTTGGAAGTTTTCTTCCAGGAGGTTCATAAGTTCCTCAAGGAGAAAGGTGTTGAATGGACGGATAATTCGATAGACAGCAATCTTTGTTCCAATGTCAGCACATTGCTGGAAATGAAATGCGGTACGGCCTTGACCTTGTAAAAATTCAAA
The sequence above is a segment of the Desulforhopalus sp. genome. Coding sequences within it:
- a CDS encoding lasso peptide biosynthesis B2 protein is translated as MESFLMLGIARLAVLLLRFKWLTLLLGEKKTKIDEYKDSAKSSISLARSIGKTVGSAANYTPWESLCLPQAVAALWMMKRRGIACTLCLGVAKHKSDPDKLTAHAWLCCDGVILTGAENYEKYTVVAMFS